In one window of Microtus pennsylvanicus isolate mMicPen1 chromosome 2, mMicPen1.hap1, whole genome shotgun sequence DNA:
- the LOC142843127 gene encoding lethal(3)malignant brain tumor-like protein 2: MEKSRGTEETPSSEPMEEEEEDDLELFGGYDSFRSYNSSAGSESSSYLEESSEAENEDREAGELLTTPLHLLSPGNTRSLDGSGSEPAVCEMCGIVGTRDAFFSKTKRFCSVSCSRSYSSNSKKASILARLQSVLMTSSGASEILKSSGNGMPIFQET, from the exons ATGGAGAAATCGCGGGGCACTGAG gAGACGCCGTCTTCAGAGCcaatggaagaagaggaggaggatgacttGGAACTCTTCGGGGGCTACGACAGCTTCCGAAGTTACAACAGCAGCGCGGGCAGTGAGAGCAGCTCCTATCTGGAGGAGTCGAGTGAGGCAGAGAATGAAGACCGGGAAGCCGGGGAGCTTCTCACCACACCTCTGCATTTGCTCAGCCCTGGGAACACTCGCTCCCTGGATGGAAGTGGTTCTGAGCCAG CGGTCTGTGAGATGTGTGGTATCGTGGGCACAAGAGACGCTTTCTTCTCAAAGACCAAGAGGTTCTGCAGTGTCTCGTGTTCTAGGAGCTACTCCTCCAACTCCAAGAAAGCCAGTATCTTGGCCAGACTGCAG AGTGTCCTCATGACGTCCAGTGGAGCCTCTGAGATCCTCAAGAGCTCAGGCAATGGCATGCCAATCTTCCAGGAGACGTAG